The proteins below come from a single candidate division WOR-3 bacterium genomic window:
- the hutI gene encoding imidazolonepropionase has product MQEQKVLLNCAQILTMADEGLGIIAGGALRIKGERVVEIGRGLQPEPGEERIDCQNSVVMPGFVDPHTHLVFASWRADEFEMRLLGKSYKEILEAGGGILATVKMTREASEDELFQTALGRLKEMVSWGTTTVEVKSGYGLDKENELKLLRVVKRLNEAGLIEVIPTFMGAHAVPKGMEKKEYIRLVIEEMLPEVAQKKLARFCDVFCENFVFNSEESKMILEAGKGFGLLPLIHADEVESSGGAEVAGEVGAIAASHLLQPSDTGLKMMAEKGVIATLLPATALFLQERHKPPVKKMRELGIQMALGTDFNPGSSTLLAQVLTVQFACLYYGLTIVEALRGVTINAARALKMEREIGSIEPGKRADIVITDVPDYRHLAYRLGHNPVRMVLSRGKIVYHREGG; this is encoded by the coding sequence GTGCAGGAGCAAAAAGTCCTTCTTAACTGCGCTCAGATTCTCACGATGGCGGATGAGGGTCTGGGAATAATTGCAGGCGGGGCTTTGCGGATTAAAGGGGAGCGGGTTGTTGAGATTGGCAGGGGTTTGCAGCCCGAGCCCGGTGAGGAGAGAATTGACTGTCAAAATTCGGTGGTTATGCCCGGTTTTGTTGACCCTCATACCCATCTGGTTTTTGCCTCCTGGCGCGCGGATGAGTTTGAGATGCGGCTTTTGGGGAAAAGTTATAAGGAGATTCTTGAGGCGGGTGGCGGGATTCTTGCCACGGTGAAAATGACAAGGGAGGCGAGTGAGGATGAACTTTTCCAGACCGCACTGGGGCGGTTGAAGGAGATGGTCTCCTGGGGAACAACAACAGTGGAGGTAAAGTCGGGTTATGGTCTTGATAAGGAGAATGAACTGAAGTTGTTGCGGGTAGTTAAGCGGCTGAATGAGGCAGGTCTGATTGAGGTAATTCCGACATTTATGGGTGCCCATGCGGTGCCGAAGGGGATGGAAAAGAAGGAGTATATCAGGCTGGTAATTGAGGAGATGCTGCCCGAGGTTGCCCAAAAGAAACTGGCAAGGTTCTGTGATGTCTTCTGTGAAAACTTTGTGTTTAATTCCGAGGAGAGCAAGATGATTCTTGAGGCGGGAAAGGGGTTCGGTCTTTTGCCTTTGATCCATGCCGATGAGGTTGAGAGTTCAGGTGGGGCTGAGGTTGCTGGTGAGGTTGGCGCGATTGCTGCCAGTCATCTGCTGCAGCCGTCAGACACAGGTCTAAAGATGATGGCGGAAAAGGGGGTAATTGCTACTCTTCTGCCCGCAACCGCCCTTTTTTTGCAGGAGCGACATAAACCGCCGGTGAAGAAAATGCGCGAATTGGGGATTCAGATGGCTTTGGGAACAGACTTTAACCCGGGCTCATCAACCCTGCTTGCCCAGGTTCTGACAGTGCAGTTTGCCTGCCTGTATTACGGGCTGACCATTGTTGAGGCTTTGCGCGGGGTAACAATCAATGCGGCAAGGGCGCTGAAGATGGAAAGGGAGATTGGTAGCATTGAGCCGGGGAAAAGGGCAGATATTGTGATTACCGATGTGCCTGATTACCGGCATCTGGCATATCGGCTTGGACACAATCCGGTAAGGATGGTGTTGAGCCGGGGCAAGATAGTGTATCATAGAGAAGGGGGTTAG
- a CDS encoding VOC family protein codes for MNSLCHWEIPATDLKRSKDFYARLFGWRMTDFSEEYIMFAVEEGPGGGIFKVEKMPEPGIDVYIKVKDIPATLKRVEELGGRIEKPKTEIGGGFGYYAFFRDPCGCRIGIWAKD; via the coding sequence ATGAACAGCCTCTGCCACTGGGAGATTCCGGCAACCGATTTGAAAAGGTCAAAAGATTTTTACGCCCGTCTTTTCGGCTGGAGGATGACCGATTTTTCTGAAGAGTACATTATGTTTGCTGTTGAGGAAGGACCGGGCGGTGGCATCTTCAAGGTTGAGAAGATGCCCGAACCCGGCATCGATGTGTATATCAAGGTGAAAGACATTCCCGCAACACTGAAAAGGGTTGAGGAGCTTGGCGGCAGGATAGAAAAGCCTAAGACCGAAATCGGGGGCGGGTTCGGCTATTACGCCTTTTTCCGTGACCCGTGCGGGTGCAGGATTGGCATCTGGGCAAAGGATTAG